A region of the Chryseobacterium cucumeris genome:
CCATTTAAGAAATAACTTGTGTTGTAATACGTATCCTCTGTTTTACGGTAAGGATTTCCATCGATATTTATTTCTTCACGTATTACTTTTCCGAAACCAAAATTATCTCTTTCTCTTCTGTCATATCTGGAATTTTCAAAATTATATCGGGTCACAATATCTTTCTCTGTATTGGAAAGCGTATAGTCTGTACTAAAGACATCCGGGTTTAATATTTTAACATCTTTAACCACCAGCTTTGCATGCGGATCCCCATAGTTCGGCTGTGTAAACTGGTAGTCTACAGTATACTTTCCTTTGGTAATGTTTTGAGTAACAGATTTCAGTTTATTGGTTTTCCCAATCAGGGAGTAATTGACTATAAAGCCATTATTGTTATCTACAACAAGATCTACAAATCCATCTCCGTTCATATCTCTGAAAGCCTTTTGAGTATCAGAAACATTGATACCCAGATTGGCAGTGGCCCCTGCACCTACTTTTATGAAAAGATTCAGAATCGGAACAGGAGGAATAATCGGTATAGGTCCTATATTCACCATAAAGTGTCCTCCGAAAGAGAAATAGCCATTATATGAGCCACTTTCTTCGGTGAAATCCACATTTCCTACTGTTTTAAGCAACGGAATTGCTGCATCAAATTTATGTCCTAAATTATAACGAACACTGGTTGATTTAACACATCCTGCTAAACCATCACAGTTTTTTACCTCTAAAATATCAATCAATCCATCTCCGTTAATGTCTTCATACACCACATCAGCTGTTCCTTTAGAAGCAGAACCTCCCAGGCTGGCACTGATACCGAAGCCAAAGCTGCTTAATGCTCCCATATTAGCAGAAGATCCCAAACCTCCGCCAATAGAAACATTTGCACTTCCTATCGGGTGAGATCGGTAAGTAAGCATATTTTCAACAGGCTTGCGCGCTAACAGCTTTTTTCCTAGATTGAGCATCACACCCATATTCAGATCGCCTCCATCTACCACTCTGTCAGGAAGTCCATCACCATTGATATCCATCCAAAAATTTCTCCCTGAATCAAATGAGTTAAAATACTTTGTAACTCCTGCACTAGCAGATCCCGATCCTGACCAAGGCATTGAAGAATCTCCTTTTGAAGTAGTTCCTAAAAGACCATTTACACTAATTCTTCCAGTGGCCGAAAAAAGGTTGTAAGAGAATCCCAGAGAATTCATCTTCTGATAAGTATTAGAATCAGTAGGGAATCCTCCCGAGGAAACCAGGCTTATATCCTCTAAACTTCCGACAGAGTTCGTCATTTGAATAGACTCCGGATAAACCATATCGGGATAACCATCACCATTAATATCAGAGAATGTCTGAGTTTCAATACTTCCTTTCCCCCAAGGTACAGTTTCAGATTCAGCTGCAGATCCACTTATATTCCCTGATGATACACTTAATGTATTCGTCGTATTACGGGTGTAGCTGCTCTGTTTTCTACTGATAGCCTTCATTGTGGTATCCAATGGAAGTACTCCTGTTACCAGAGTAGTAGGTGTCACCGATGGTGTATTAGGTATAGGATTATTGAAATAATTGACAGTTTCATCATCCTTGAAAGAATTTGCAGAAGCAAACTGATTCTCTCCGGCTCCCACCCAAATACTTTTAACGGTGTAACTCGTACCTCCTGTATTTACCAGTGAACTATATGGTTTCATTGGAGAAACAAATTGGGAAATTGTATTATTTCCTGTGTTAGGATTCGCATTAGGTAAGTTATCAATACACTTAGCCAACTCCTCTGCAGTTAAAGGAGGCTGCTGAATACATTGTGGATAAGTATTTTGAGCTACATTACCCGGAGTCAGAGTTTCTGCTTCAATTGGTTTTCCATAGGTGTAACCTTCTATGATTCCCGGACTGTATAAAAATTGTCCCCAGTTATTATAGACAGCAGTTTTCGGGTTATACATTGCTGTATTTACCGAAGTTGGAGGTACAGAGGTAATCAGCTCACCACTTCCGTAAATTTTGAATGGTTTCCCTTGGAAGTATTGAGAGTATTTATTAAATAAAGCATAATCACCGTCTGTTTTACAGTATACCTGAATATTTACAAGATGAGGTTGACCAAATTCAGGTATTGTTAAATCTCCCTTATAAAAATTGATAGGATTTATTCCCGGAACATCAAATGCTCCAATCATATCCTCTTCTTTAATCACGGAGTTAGCTCCATTAGCAGCTACAGTTACTTTTCTTTTTCCCATAACTGTAGATCCGGTTTTGATTACGTAATAAAACGATCCGGTTGAAAGAGTAGAAAAGTTTGTAACACCTTTGTCTATCTGAACTCCATAAGCTCTTTTCCCACTAACGATGTTAGGATTGTCCTGTGTATTTCTAATGTCTATTTTTCCTCTTAATTGTGTTACGGCATATGAAGGATACTGGACAACAGGATACAGTTCTACATTGACTGACGTATTATTATTTGAAACAGCATTATAATTTACTTTTATTTTATCCTTCCAGTTACTATTGAAGAATGATGTATAAGAATCTGATTCAACAATAAACCTCAAGTAAACCGGCTCGCTTGAATTTACATTCAAAGTACTTGTAAAAGTTTCAGTATTGAATGAATCATAGGACTGGACATATTCAGAAGAATGAAGCACTGTAACTGTACCAGTATTCGCATTTTCTGCAATCACTTTAAAGGTAAAGCTATCTGTAGTATTGGTGAAATTAACACTTTCAACTGTAATATTTGCTGTCCCCGTACCATCCAGATACACTGATGATAATAAATTATTGGTAAGGAAGTTACTTCCATAATTTCCGTTATTCAGCTTAAACTGATCCTGAAATACAAACTTACTTGACAAAGGGGATCCGGTTGATGGATCAACATAAATAACTTCCGGATTAGAATTTACCTCTAAATTTTTACTCTGGCTTTTATGCAATCTTATGTATACTTTTTCACCACTTTTTACAAAAATCCTGTTGGAACTATTAGCAGCTCCTACCTGATTGGATACTGTATTATATCCTGGGGAAATAGTATTCATTTCTGTATAATAATCATTATACTTCGAGATCGAGATATTTTTCGCAAGGCCCCCGGGATTCAGTTCCGTAAGATAAACTCTTGTATTAACAGAAGCACCCGAAGACATATAAGGGGCTTCCACCGAATAATACATTTTTATGGGTAAATCATTCGGATCTCCAGTATAAGAAGGTACGGATATATTATCTTTAATCGTGATATAACCATCCTGTGAAGCTATCCATACTTTTACAACATCAGTAATTGGTACTGCCGGAATATCTGGAGTAACAATAGGATCGTCCGGTGGTAAGACCGGAGTTGCAATTGGCTTGTCCTTCACTACCATATTTTCTGTAAATTCAGAATGTTTGGTCATTTCAGGCTGTTGTGATATCTTATTATATTTATTAAACCATACCTGCCCATTATTGACAATATCAACCAATCCGTCAGAGTTAGCATCAATCAGATAGGTAGATGTGGTCCCTCTGGATGTAGATTTAATCTGGGATTTGCTGTATACAACTGCTCCCATATCCCATCCTGAATTGTTGGTCTTGGTCTCAGTATAAGTAAAGTTATTATTATAATTCAATAAGGGCTTAGCTGGTAAAAAAGATAAATTTCCATATTGGTCCAGTTTTCCCTGACTGAATTTCAGTTCAGAAGAAGTTCTGTAGATCATATCCTGAATACCATCACCATTAAAATCAATAAGTTGCTGTGCATTTTTTGCTTCAGCAGTAGAATATCCAAAAGGAAATCCAAACATCAGGTGTCCATATGCGTCATTGGAAGAATAAAAGAAATTCAACCCAGCAGCCGGTCTGAAGTTCAATCCATTTTCAGAGGAAATATTTCCATTGATTTTGGAGGGTTTTAGGATGTTTTCGATCAGTCCATTATAGACATTTTCAGAATTCTGTACCTGTACCTGGGTGTCAGGTCCAAATATCTGATTATTTTCTACCTGGTTATAGTATTCAAAAGAATAGTCATCAATAATAGGAAGCGGATTAACAAGTTTAATGTTGTATACCTGACTGTATAATCTTTTTAACCTTGTTTTATTAAATTGTCCATCTTCGTATTCCACACCATATGTTCGTATTTTTTCTGTCTTATGTTTTATATCAATTGATCTTAAAAGATACGGTTCTACCCTCTTTACCCCCTGTTTAGCATTGATACTGATATCTTTTCTGCTAATCCCGGTTTCAGCAATAAAATTAACACTATAATCCTGATTTTTTCCATAAGTTATTTTTTGAATATGAAAATAAACTCCTCCGGTTATATTGTTATTTGTTCCTAGATCTAATGTATTATTCTGATAAGTAAAAATCATTTTATTGCCATGGGCATCTTCTATCATTCTCAACCCCCAGTGAACAATCTGACCTGCATCATTTTTCACAATAGAATTGCTGCTCCCACCATAATAGCTTTTGGTTCCGTTTGTAGAGGTCACCGTCCATGAATACTCTGCAGGACTGTTCCCCTCTCTTTCTATAAGAGTAAAATCATGATTCTTTCTAAGATAAAACTGTTTTTTTCCTGTTGCATTTCTCGATTGCCTTGTAGTTGTAATATTCGTAGATGTTTCACTTACATTATTATGTCTGTGAGGCAGGTAGCCCCCAGGATAAACAAGCATTTCCCCATCCAAGGTATATAGTTCAGTTTCCTGACTACCAAACATGGGCGTTCCCCATCTGGTATCTACTGTAATCGCAGATAATCCCTGAAGATCCCATCCTTCACCCATCCATCCGTTACCCGCACCACTGTTGTAGCCTATAGCTAAAGAAGGCTGTAATCCTCCCAAACCAGCAGGAACCTTGATAGGATAATTCATATTGGCATCACCTTTCTGATTTGCTGTAGGTGCATTCATAAGTTGCATACCTGCCATTGGATCAGCTGCTTTCAATCCACTGATACTAGTTGGTGAAAAAGCCGTCGTTTGGGGAGATTCCGGAGCGGAAATAATTCCGTTGATATAATCATGATCTCCATCTCCTTCTACCATTACCGTTTTATTTTTCTCATCAACAACTGATTTGTCTGCTACCCATTGTTTCTTGGTATAATCAAAGTGAAAGATTTTAATATCTTTTGGAGAAAACAATCCCAACCTTTTGGTATCGTAAGGAATAGTAATCTTAGCTTTTTTCTGCAGATTCCCGGACACTACTGAAAATCTGTAAGCGGCATTATTCAATGTTACATTTTTAAGCCCCTGAGATACCGCAGGAATATCTTTTTCTCTTAATTTCAGAACTTCAATGTAAGCCGATTCTGATGTTCCTTTTTCTATAGAAACATTCATATTTTCATAGCCTATACTGAATTCTTTATCTTTTGAAATTTCAACACCTTTTGGTTTTGCATAGTAATGATCAACTACTTTAAAGGCTTTTGTTGAAGCCGGAATTTTAAAGGTATTGGATATTCCTTCTGCCGTAACAGAGAATAAACCGTCCGTTTTATCTTTTTCCGAAAGTCTGATTACTTTTTCAAACTCTCCTTTCTTTACAGTAACAGTTTCGTTATTTACTATCACATCTGCCAATGTTCCTGAATTCCCTTTTACATATAGCTGATCATCAGAAAGCATAGAACTAATTATGGGAACGGTATCTGATTTTTCATCTTTCTCAAAGACCAGACGCAAATTTTTAACTTTATATTTTACGCCTGCAGAAGGTGAAGTAAATAATACAGAATTGGAACCTGTTTTAATAAGTCCTGAATTAAGCGCTTCTTTTTGATGGCTCCATTTTGCACTTGGAACAATAATTCCTCCTCCTATAGCAATATTATGATTGATAGACCTGGATACAGACTCATGAGAAGCCAGACCAAATAAGTCATATTCCAGATAAACTACCGTATTCTCCTTCACAGCAGGAATATCTATCGTGAAAAAGTTATCAGAAACTTCATCTTCCTCCTGGTCAGTGAAAGTTCCGATTGTTCCTTCTTTTTCTATTGAGGGATAAAAATTATTGATACTACTTTTAGCATCAGTTGTTAATTCAGAAAATTCCTCTTTTCCATTTTCTGCATCAGCAAATACGGAAGATCTTCCTTTCAGAAGATTCTTCCGGGAAAACTTCTCTGATGGTGATAATAGTTGAGAATTGTCTTTTACATTTTGATCAGGCAAATCTACTGTTTTATGAGTCCATTTACTGAGGAGATCTTTTTTGAATTCCCGTACCTTCTGTCTGTCATCTCTGGTAAAGCTTGCAAAAACAAACATACAGCCAAAGAAACCCACTAACAGAAGTGATTTCCTGGTAACAGGAAATTGATCCACATTTATTTTCATGATATAGTTTTAATCAACGATTAATTTGAACGTTTTTATAATTTTTTTGTCTTGGATAAGATTGATAATATAAGCACTCTGAACGTCCAACTGCCCTGTATAATGAGTTGATTTCCGGTCTATATTATCAAGCTTTACAAGTCTTCCCGCTCCATCATAAATGGAAATTCCAAGTCCTTCCATAGAAGGAAAAGTAACGGTAAATATCTGTCCTTTTTTAACAGGGTTGGGATAGAGATTAATTTTGGTCAGATTCAATGATAAGTCACCGCTGCTTACAGGTAATCGGGAGCCTGAATTTTGATTTTGACCTGAACTTTCTGTTTTAGGATTTTTCAGAGGACTAATTGCAAAAGTAAAGTGAGCAGTATCACTACTATCAAATTCATTCAGAAAATCAACTTTATTAAAAACAATATACTTTTCAGCTTCGGTACCCTGAATTTTTTGAATACTGCCATCAGTTTTTTTCAAAAACATCCAGTAAGCAATAGGTAAAGAGTCCGGATTTACTGTTTCTTTCAAAATCCTTATTGTATAATCTTTTGTGGGAACCTTATTTCCTATAAAGTTTATTTCCCAGTTTTTCTGAAGGATATCAAAATCCCCGTCATTTTTCAACGATAATTCTTTATTATCATCAGACCAGATTACAAACTGGTTATTATCAAAAACTGCATGATTTTCAACATTCGTTCTCTCGATAGCGTTTTTACCAATTGTTAAAAATAAATCTGCCTGGTTGGACGACTGTTTTTGATACAATTCATTACCATCGTCTCTTCCTAATCCGGTAGGTCTATATTTAAATTCTTTATGCTTTTCCGGATCCCAGATAATCTTTCCATTACTGCTGTAATATTTTCCTTTTTCCAGTGAAATTCCATATTTAATAGAAAGATAAGAGTGAATTTTATTAAGATCCGCAGATTTTGCTTTTCTTGACAAAAATATCATCTCATAAAGGTTCTGATCTTCAAATTTAATTTTCAAACTATCAGATTTCTCACGGTTCAAATCAGCAATTGCTACAAACGAAAAAATACTCGGCTTTTTTCTAATTTCAACGTTTTCTTTCCCATCGGTTTTAAAGTTGTTATTTTCTAGAAAAATCTTCTTTTCAGTATTTTCCCATATTAATTCATCTTCCTTCGATCG
Encoded here:
- a CDS encoding SpvB/TcaC N-terminal domain-containing protein, translating into MKINVDQFPVTRKSLLLVGFFGCMFVFASFTRDDRQKVREFKKDLLSKWTHKTVDLPDQNVKDNSQLLSPSEKFSRKNLLKGRSSVFADAENGKEEFSELTTDAKSSINNFYPSIEKEGTIGTFTDQEEDEVSDNFFTIDIPAVKENTVVYLEYDLFGLASHESVSRSINHNIAIGGGIIVPSAKWSHQKEALNSGLIKTGSNSVLFTSPSAGVKYKVKNLRLVFEKDEKSDTVPIISSMLSDDQLYVKGNSGTLADVIVNNETVTVKKGEFEKVIRLSEKDKTDGLFSVTAEGISNTFKIPASTKAFKVVDHYYAKPKGVEISKDKEFSIGYENMNVSIEKGTSESAYIEVLKLREKDIPAVSQGLKNVTLNNAAYRFSVVSGNLQKKAKITIPYDTKRLGLFSPKDIKIFHFDYTKKQWVADKSVVDEKNKTVMVEGDGDHDYINGIISAPESPQTTAFSPTSISGLKAADPMAGMQLMNAPTANQKGDANMNYPIKVPAGLGGLQPSLAIGYNSGAGNGWMGEGWDLQGLSAITVDTRWGTPMFGSQETELYTLDGEMLVYPGGYLPHRHNNVSETSTNITTTRQSRNATGKKQFYLRKNHDFTLIEREGNSPAEYSWTVTSTNGTKSYYGGSSNSIVKNDAGQIVHWGLRMIEDAHGNKMIFTYQNNTLDLGTNNNITGGVYFHIQKITYGKNQDYSVNFIAETGISRKDISINAKQGVKRVEPYLLRSIDIKHKTEKIRTYGVEYEDGQFNKTRLKRLYSQVYNIKLVNPLPIIDDYSFEYYNQVENNQIFGPDTQVQVQNSENVYNGLIENILKPSKINGNISSENGLNFRPAAGLNFFYSSNDAYGHLMFGFPFGYSTAEAKNAQQLIDFNGDGIQDMIYRTSSELKFSQGKLDQYGNLSFLPAKPLLNYNNNFTYTETKTNNSGWDMGAVVYSKSQIKSTSRGTTSTYLIDANSDGLVDIVNNGQVWFNKYNKISQQPEMTKHSEFTENMVVKDKPIATPVLPPDDPIVTPDIPAVPITDVVKVWIASQDGYITIKDNISVPSYTGDPNDLPIKMYYSVEAPYMSSGASVNTRVYLTELNPGGLAKNISISKYNDYYTEMNTISPGYNTVSNQVGAANSSNRIFVKSGEKVYIRLHKSQSKNLEVNSNPEVIYVDPSTGSPLSSKFVFQDQFKLNNGNYGSNFLTNNLLSSVYLDGTGTANITVESVNFTNTTDSFTFKVIAENANTGTVTVLHSSEYVQSYDSFNTETFTSTLNVNSSEPVYLRFIVESDSYTSFFNSNWKDKIKVNYNAVSNNNTSVNVELYPVVQYPSYAVTQLRGKIDIRNTQDNPNIVSGKRAYGVQIDKGVTNFSTLSTGSFYYVIKTGSTVMGKRKVTVAANGANSVIKEEDMIGAFDVPGINPINFYKGDLTIPEFGQPHLVNIQVYCKTDGDYALFNKYSQYFQGKPFKIYGSGELITSVPPTSVNTAMYNPKTAVYNNWGQFLYSPGIIEGYTYGKPIEAETLTPGNVAQNTYPQCIQQPPLTAEELAKCIDNLPNANPNTGNNTISQFVSPMKPYSSLVNTGGTSYTVKSIWVGAGENQFASANSFKDDETVNYFNNPIPNTPSVTPTTLVTGVLPLDTTMKAISRKQSSYTRNTTNTLSVSSGNISGSAAESETVPWGKGSIETQTFSDINGDGYPDMVYPESIQMTNSVGSLEDISLVSSGGFPTDSNTYQKMNSLGFSYNLFSATGRISVNGLLGTTSKGDSSMPWSGSGSASAGVTKYFNSFDSGRNFWMDINGDGLPDRVVDGGDLNMGVMLNLGKKLLARKPVENMLTYRSHPIGSANVSIGGGLGSSANMGALSSFGFGISASLGGSASKGTADVVYEDINGDGLIDILEVKNCDGLAGCVKSTSVRYNLGHKFDAAIPLLKTVGNVDFTEESGSYNGYFSFGGHFMVNIGPIPIIPPVPILNLFIKVGAGATANLGINVSDTQKAFRDMNGDGFVDLVVDNNNGFIVNYSLIGKTNKLKSVTQNITKGKYTVDYQFTQPNYGDPHAKLVVKDVKILNPDVFSTDYTLSNTEKDIVTRYNFENSRYDRRERDNFGFGKVIREEINIDGNPYRKTEDTYYNTSYFLNGLIKESKILSGNDALISKVIYNYRLYKFKDNTTKIDPNYLAESFDTGGTEGRKMATVLLNTKINTRYENGGQIETTEKMEYDYNTGLVSNYTYTSPTNSYKSVITYWTGLNKNMIAVPKEINVYDGTGSTLLRKRKTQDVNVNTGDIGKYIVSDGSQDIITDYTYEPSGNVKTVTYPPDESQNRYSISYEYDAETGKYVIRTTDAFGYISFGQYNLYLDVLTKSTDITGNVIQYGYDDYGRPISIIEPYSPANVSTITHSYYFDHYGMPSSDQNIKIFRARTSHYDADHPNNLINTDSYSDFMGRVIQVKKDIDINGIERRSVSGRPIFDVFGRQLYQYQPQEGDIQDNNLNLNLSQFMLSNTYDHSDRITNIKYEDGVEKSIGYEIEGNLFKSIEELDVTRTETFTNSEGQVVEKINYLSSNPLSTKFEYNTIGELLNVTDPQGIKTTYKYNLAGRRTEMVHPDKGLTTYVYDAAGHLTWFGTPNLANDPTIQTHQIHYKYDKNRLTDIILPDLPSGVTNPNNVHYDYMPANSGNNSGRITTKTDGTGYTTYNYGKLGEVISETRRIFGYNIPTMEFKTDYVYDSWNRLKKLTYPDGEQLTYNYDLGGNLKTVSNGSYNYIQNIKYDLYEQRTAANYGNGTRTNYSYIATNRRLNHFGLWSNSDAFLSNSYEYDKRGNIIRLANDVGVTPNQMGGTYAFKYGYDTLNRLIGTESDMGLNDKGGTPTTPNTSPYAQSNSHFELRKVTYNESGGIVLKEQVHQIDQQPNPLNTYSNNYKYIPETHKVKTIIDGNINGTQQLFEYDDNGNTIKHVDEFGAKQMFWDEQDRLKAFYSDDSGVYQYYAYDDKGERTIKYNLHGSSQLYQNGELVDPGSLSLTDYTLYPNPYVTVSLNGQYTKHYFEGSTRFASRVMDGGNIFIPLNLRTSDQGTTMREPDPSVDFKTYLEKAGVGDISLAELNTLNGPTSQLGLYYLHNDHLGTATFVTNSSAQSTQFFLNLPFGETMLEQQTGVYDNPYKFNAKELDRETGLYYYGARYYNPRASIWYGVDPLAIYNPVMEIQFYGDGEHNGGIFYWGNLNPYIYTYQNPIKYVDPNGKQVDIVKKYEGRAHNFKSFETNSFRINPNTQTWYFDHTANTRNKTAKFIGGIFGIQADPQNTVMAGPVLDLVKNTSSVKQAQVELAKLLGKDGKIENGETQGYFYDIGKIGGQEFWKIAMNSLGDFISGKFYEDNTFFKEKNVLGSFWSTARVSDDGKNVIMSVFDTKTLGSATDGLLKRDKSSSSSKFHLYMWTVPTKDFFIQSYKNSKIK
- a CDS encoding T9SS type A sorting domain-containing protein, with the translated sequence MKIKFEDQNLYEMIFLSRKAKSADLNKIHSYLSIKYGISLEKGKYYSSNGKIIWDPEKHKEFKYRPTGLGRDDGNELYQKQSSNQADLFLTIGKNAIERTNVENHAVFDNNQFVIWSDDNKELSLKNDGDFDILQKNWEINFIGNKVPTKDYTIRILKETVNPDSLPIAYWMFLKKTDGSIQKIQGTEAEKYIVFNKVDFLNEFDSSDTAHFTFAISPLKNPKTESSGQNQNSGSRLPVSSGDLSLNLTKINLYPNPVKKGQIFTVTFPSMEGLGISIYDGAGRLVKLDNIDRKSTHYTGQLDVQSAYIINLIQDKKIIKTFKLIVD